A window of Vicinamibacterales bacterium genomic DNA:
AAGCCAGGCGAGCTGAAGGGCAGCCTCCTGAACGACCTCCACCTCGCCGTGTGCCGCCGCCGCGCCCAGGATACGGGCTGGGTCGTCGAAACGAATCCCTACGAGGGAGGAAGCGACCACACCGAGTTCAAGAACGCCGGCGTTCCGGCGGTGCTGAACTGGCACTTCACCGACCGCTACTACCACACCAACCTCGATCGACCCGACAAAGTGAGCGGTTCCGAGATGGTCAACGTCGGCGTGTCGGTGGCGACCAGTGCATGGTTTCTGGCCTCAGCGACAGCGGCCGACGCACGTCAGACCGGTGCGCTGATCGCGCGAGCCGAGGCCGACCGTCTGGCGCTCGAAGAACGGCAGGGTGCCACGCGTGAAATTCTCGACGCGTGGCGGCGCTGGTATGCCGAGGCGCGCGACAGCGTCACGCGGCTGCCGGTGACGCGGTGAGTGTTTCGTCGAAGATCGGCCGCGTCGGGTCGACCAGCATCCAGCAGACCGCCCCGGCGAGGAAAAGGCCGCCCATCAGGTACAGCGGCAGGTTCCAGCTCCCGAACCACTGCACCGAATACGCCACGATCAGCGGATTGAGCATCGCCGCCATGTTGCCGGCGGAATTCATCGCGGCTCCGACGACGCTCACATGGTTGCGGCCGACTTCGATGACCGTGCCCCATGCCGCGCCGAGGGTGAACATGGTCAGGCCGGTGGCGACGGCGATAAGCGAGGCCGCCAGCACTGGCGCGTCGGTCGCGGCCGCGCCGAAGAGCGCCAGTCCGGCGCCCGCATAGGCGACGGCGCCGAGTCCCGCACGGCCGACACGGAGGCCGAAGCGTGCAGCCAACCGATCGGTCGCGACTCCTCCCAGCAGGTCGCCCGGCATGCTGACCAGCAGCGGCAGACCGGCGAACACGCCGAGGCTGGCCGCGTCGAATCCGTGGCGCTGCTTGAGATACGTCGGCAGCCACGTGATGCAGAAATAGAAAATCATGCAGTTAGGGATGTACATGATGCAGAGCGCGATCATGTTGCGGCTCCCGGCCAGCCGCCGCCAGTAGGCCGCGCCGCCGGCATGCGGCGTTTCGGGCAGCCGCTCCTCCACGATGGTCTGCAGTTCAGCGGCGTTGACAGCCGGGTGCAGCGACGGATCGTCGCGGAACCAGGTGAACCAGCACGCCACCCAGACAATGCCGATCCCGCCGAATGCGAAAAAGATCTGCCGCCACGACAGAAACCGCAGAAGCCACAGCACCAGCGCGGGCGTCAAACCCCCGACCAGGTGCGCGCCGGCGAAGAACACGCCTTGCACGGTGCCGCGTTCGCGGGCCGGAATCCACCGTGAGAATGTGCGCGCGGCGCACGGCCACGCGCCGGCCTCGCCGACGCCGAACAGAAAGCGCACCGCCAGCATCGCCGGATAGCTGAACGCGGCGCCAGTCGCGGCGGTCAAGCAGGACCACCAGAGCACGATGCGGGAGAGCACCGATCGCGTGCCGCGCCGGTCGGCCCACCACGCGGTCGGGATCTCGAACATCGCGTAGGCGAGTTGGAACACGGTGAAGACGTATCCCATCTGCACCGTGCTCAGGGCGAGATCGTGCGAGATGCTTGGCGCCAGCGTCGCGATGCAGGCGCGGTCGAGGTGCGTGATCATCGCCAGCGCCGTGGCGAGCGCCACGACGCGGTAGCGCGCGCGGGTCGGAACGGTCACGGTCGCGCTATCTCACGCCGCTGGCGGGGGAGGCGGACCACCAGTGAGCTTCGGATCTCACGGGCGAATGACGGTGCCGTCGCGCCGTCGCGTCGTGCCCCACGTGTAGTCGAAGTTGGGCGGCGCGTCGGTGACTGGAAAACGTGCCGCCGCCTGCTCGTCGACCTCGATGCCGTGTCCGGGGACTTCCCGCGCCAGCATGTAGCCGTTCCGCACCTCAGGACAGCCGACGAACACTGCTTGGGTGTCGGCAGGGAAGCCGCTCCCCTCGTGGACGCCGAAGTTGTAGCTGGCGAGCTCGAGCGCGAGCTGCGCGGCGTGGGCGATCGGCGACGCGTCGCCGGGGCCGTGCCAGGCCGTGCGCACGCCGAAGTACTCGCAGAACGCCGCGACCTTGCGGGCCGGGCTCAGGCCGCCGATCTGCGAGATGTGGATACGGATGAAATCGATCAGGCGATCCTTGATCAGCGGGACGTACTCATGCTGGTTGTTGAACAGCTCGCCCATGGCGAGCGGCACGCACGTCTGCTGGCGCAGCAGGCGGAAATGATCGTTCTCCTCGGGAGGGAAGGGATCCTCGACGAAGAAGGGATGGTACGGCTCGAGCGCCTTGCACAGGTTGATCGCCTGATTCAGCGTGACTCGCTCGTGGACGTCGTGCAGCAGTTCCACCTCGTCGCCCAGCTTCGTCCGCAGGTGCTCGAACAGCTTGGGGACGAGCCGCACGTACGGTGCCGACTCCCAGACCGCGCCGGGGTTGGTCGGGCCGACCGCCTCGCCGGGAGCGGTCGGCGTCGCGCGCGTGCCGTTGGCGCCGTAGCCGGCCAGCCCCGGGGTCGAGATCTGGACGCGGACGTGACGGAATCCCTGCTCCATCGCGCGGCGCGCGCTGTCTTCCACTTCGGTGAGCGAGTTGCCGCTGGCGTGAAAGTAGCAGTCCGCCCCGAGCCGCACTTTGCCGCCGAGCAGCTGATAGAGCGGCATGCCGGCGCGCTTCGCCTTGATGTCCCACAACGCGATGTCGACGCCGCTCATCGCATTGAAAAGGACGGGGCCGTTGCGCCAGTACGAGCTCACGTAGCTCGATTGCCAGATGTCTTCGATCTCGTCCACGTTGCGTCCGATCAGAAAGGGACGCAGGAACTCGTCGATGGCCGTCCGCACGACCAGCGCGCGCTGGGTGAAGGTGGCGCACCCCCAGCCGACCAGCCCAGGCTCGGTCGTCTCGATCTTCACCACGACCAGCCGGATGCGGTTCGGGGCGGTGAGGATCGCCTTGATGTCGCGGATCCTGACCGGCGCCGCGCCGGTGGCCGCCTGCGCGTACATCGGGTGCACGCCCGCCAGAATGGATGCTCCGCCCAGCGACATCGTCCCGAGCGCATCGCGACGGTTCATCGCGGCCTCCCTTGGTAACAGTAGCGAAACACGACGGGGGCATCATATGTCACCCCCTGCCGGAACTGCACCGCCCGCGATCGTCGTCCTCGTCGCGCCGCGGCGAAGGCCGATGCCGCATCGAGAACCGTTCCGGTCAGGAGATGCTACAGAACGCCGTCACGCGCGGGGATGTCGCTCACGGCGCCGCGCGCCTTGGCTCAATCGCGGTGATCACGGAGGACGACGGCGTCGCGTTGGATGTCGAGCGGGCGTGCCACGCTACGAACACGTCCGCTGCGGCAGCACGAGCGGCGGCGCCGGCGGCTGATTGAAATCAAACATGTCGAGCATGCTGTTCGCTTCGACGTCGCGCTTCGACAGCCCTTTCAGGTCGTAGCGGTTCTCGATGAGCTGCAGCACTGAAGCGAACTCGTAGCTGGTGTGGGAGACGACCCCTTCGCGCGCATACGGCGAGATCATGATGAGCGGGACGCGTGGGCCGAGGCCGAGGGCGTCGACTCCGGGCGGCGGCACGTGATCGTAGAAGCCGCCGAAATCGTCCCACGCGAGGACGATCGCGGTCGACGCCCACGCCGGGCTCTGCATGATCGCGTTGATCTGCCGCACCGTCCAGTTCTCGCCAGCGCAGGCTGAGACGCTGAGCGTGGTGCCGGCGAACGCATCGACTGTCGGGTGCTCGCTGACGTCGAAATCGGGCACAAGCCAGCTGACCGCCGGCAGCGCACCAGCGGCCGCGTCCTGGACGAAACGGCCGTGCGGAAGCACGCGTGAGGTCCAGAGCGGTCCGGTGCGGATATGCCGGATGGCGTCGAGTGACGACCAGATGTACCCGTGCTCGCCTGCTTGCGGCGCGTAGTAGCGCCACGACACGCCGGCGGCCTCGAGACGATCGGCGACCGTCGTCATCTCGAAGCAGGGAAACTGGCGCGACAACGCGCCGGTGGCGCTCATCACGTCGACGCCCGTGCCCGCCTCTGCGTCGCAGCCCCACGCGAACGAGTTCGGATTGTTGAGCGCGCCCGCCGACTGGGCAGCGATGGTGTAGAGATGGTTCGGAAAGCTCGGACCCGCGAGCGACGAGAACATGCGATCGGCGAGCGCAAAATGCTCGGCGTAGCTCCAGTAGTTGGGGATGTCGGCGCGGAGGAACTGCGTCAGGCTGAGCATGTCGTTGCGCTGGTTGCCGCGGATCATGTCGAAGCGGTCCATCGCGCCGCCGTGCATCGCCGTACGCGCGTCTTCCCAGTCGTGGCCGACGTCGCGCGGCATGCGATCGAGCGCGCGGCGCAGCGGCACCCGCTCGCCCGTCGAGATCATCGCGGTTGCGGCGCCGTCGGCGCCGGGGAAGGCGCCGAAATACATGTCGAACGAACGGTTTTCCTTGATGAGGAAGACGATGTGCTGGATGTGTGAGCGGAACGCCGCGAGGCGCGCATCGTCTGAATTCCGAGCGCCGCCGGGAAAGACCGGAATGTGCTGCTGCGGCGTCGCGCCGTGGGCGCGCGCAATTCCGGCAATCGACACACAGAGGGCAATGCCCGCCGCGGTAAGCGGACGCACGATGCTTGAATTGAGCATGGAGACGGGTACAGGATACCCGGTACTCGCGCCGCCGGCTCAAGTATTTCGCGCTAAATCATTACTAAAACGTAAGATGTAGACCGCCGCCGATTTCGAGGCCGCCGAGCCGCACCGCCGAGGCCCCAGTGTCGGGGAAGTTCACGGTCGCGCGCGAGTAACGCACCAGGCCCGACACGCCCACGTGATCGACGAGCCGCACCCCGACCCGGGCACCAGCGTTGAATCCCGTCGCCCGCTTGTTTTCGCGCGTCAGCGTCGCGCTCTGGAACGTCACGGTGTCGTATGGGAAGGTCTGCGAATAGCTGACGTCCGACACGAAGTCCTGTTCCGCGCGCATGAACGTCGGCCCGCCGCCGACGATCACGTCGATCCGGGGCGTCGCCGGGAACCAGTACGTGGCCTGAAGGTGGACGGCGGATTCGCTGTGGAACGCACCGGCGGTACCGGTAAGGGCCCGCGGCTGATTGGCGTTGATCGGATGCGGAATCTCGCCGGCAATCTGCGCCGGATCCGTGCCGCTCATCGACGTGGCGGCGACGCCGATCCCGAAACCCCGCCACAGGCGGACGACGCCGCCGCCTTCGAGGCGCGCACGCTGCGCGATTGAGTACGACGTCGTCAGCGTGCCGGTTTCGGCATACGCCTCAAAGCTCACCGTCTGCGCGAACGTCGTCGACGAGGTCTGCGTGGAGACGCCGACGTCGATGGCGACGCGCGCGGGCGTGTCCTGCGCGAGGGCGGGCGACCCGCACGCCAGCGCCAGCGAAACGGCGGCCGAGGACGAGATCCGGCGAAGCATCATGCGTCAGGCGCCGCAATCGCGGAGCGGCAGCACGTAGGGGGGCGCCGGCGTCTGGGAGAAATCGAACATGCCGAGGACGCTGTTGGCCTCGACATCGCGCTGGGTCAGTGCCTTCAGCTTGAAGCGGTTTTCAATCAACTGGAGCACCGAAGCGACCTCGTAGTTGGTGTGCGAAATCGTGCCTTCCTTCGCGTACGGCGACATCACCATCATGGGCACGCGCGGGCCGAGTCCATAGGTGTCGACGGTTGGCGGCGGCACATGATCGTAAAACCCGCCGAAATCATCCCACACCAGCACGATGATCGTCGACGGCCAGTTGCCGCCCTGCATGATGGCGTTGATGTGGCTCACCGTCCAGTTCTCGCCGGTGCAGACGCTCGCGTTGCCGAACCCGGGCCGGCTCGGGTGATCGCTGACCGCGAAATCGGGGACGACCCAGCTGACCGCCGGCAGGTTGCCATTCGACGCATCGGCCATGAACTGGTCGTCGCCCATCACGCGGCTCGTCCACAGCGGGCTGTTGCGGATGTGGCCGATCGCGTCCAGCGCCGACCACAGGTACCCGAGCTGGCCGCGCTGCGGTGCGTAGTAGCGCCACGACACGCCCGCCGCTTCGAGTCGGTCGGCCATGGTCGTGTACTCGAAGCACGGATACGCGCGGGTCGTGCCGCCCGTCGTGTCCATCACGCCGACCGAGGCGCTGGCCGGCGCATCGCATCCCCACGCCAGCGCGGCGGGATTGGTGAACACGCCGCCGGACGTGGCGGCCACGGTGTACAGATGGTTGGGAAAACTCGGCCCTGCCAGCGAGGCGAACATGTGATCGGCCAGCACGAAGTGCTCTGCATAGTTCCAGTAGTTGGGAATGTCGGCGTCGAGATATTGCGACATGCTCAGCATGTCGCCGTCGACGCTACCGCCGCTCACCAGATCGAAGCGATCCATCTTTCCGTCGTCTATCGCCAGGTGCGTGTCCTCCCATTCGTGCCCGAGATCGCGCGGCATGACGTCGGGCGTCCGCCCGAGCGTGACTTCATCGCCAGTCGAGATCACGGCCGACGACGCGCCCTCGGCGCCGGGGAAGGTACCAAAGTAATTATCGAAGGAGCGGTTCTCTTTGACGATGAAGACGACGTGCTGGATCTTGGAGCGAAGCGCCGCGAGCTGCTCGGGGGAGGGCGCGACCACCGGGATGACGCGGGTGTCCTGCGGGGCGGACAAGGCCTTGTCCGGTTTTCCGGTCGACGCCAACGGCCTCGCCACGATCACGAGCGCCGCGAGCCCCGCGAGGACAATGGGAATGGCGCCCAGCGTGCGAATGACTGACGACTTCATCGCTCTCTCCACAGCATGGACGCCATGAGGCGCGTCCAGCCGCGTGGTAACGTGGTTGCGGGCTCATGTGCAATGCCGCTGCCACGGTCGTGGTGCAGGCGAGCGGGATCACCAAGTACTTCGGGGAAGTAAGTGCCCTTCGTGACGTTGGTGTGACCGCCCACGAGGGAGAGGTTCACGGCCTGCTCGGGGCGAATGGCGCGGGCAAGACCACCTTCCTGCGCATACTGCTTGGACTCGTGATCCGCGACGCGGGTCACATCCGCGTTCTCGATCGAGATCTGCCGCTCCGTCCATCGCGCCTCTCGAGGGGGGTTGCGGCGGTGCTCGAGGGGGCCGGCTTCTATCCGTATTTGACAGGGCGCCGCAATCTCATCCTTGCGGCGCAGATGGATGATATTTCGATGACGGATGCGGCGGTCGACGAAGCGATCGCGCGCGTCGGTCTGGCCCGCACGGCCGATCGCAAGGTGGCCGGCTATTCGGCGGGGATGCGGCAGCGCCTCGCCTTCGCGGCGGCGCTGCTGCGTGCGCCGCGCCTCCTGCTGCTCGACGAGCCGTCGAGCGCGCTCGATCCGGCCGGCGCGCGCGAGGTACGGGCGCTCATCCGGGCGCTCGCGGACGCCGGCACGACCGTTCTGCTCAGCAGTCACAATCTGGTCGAGGTCGAGACGCTCTGTTCGTCGGCCACGGTTCTCCGCGACGGCACCGTCGTCTTCAGTGGGGACGTCGACCGTCTGCGCGCGCTGGCCGGTCCCGAGATGCACGCGATCGAGACGAGTGACGATGCTGCGGCGATCGCGATCGCGGAGCACCATGCGGCGGTACGCGTTGATCCAGCCGGCGTCGATCGCGACGCGGGCTTCCTGATCGCCGGCGCGCCCGATGCGATCGAT
This region includes:
- a CDS encoding enolase C-terminal domain-like protein — translated: MNRRDALGTMSLGGASILAGVHPMYAQAATGAAPVRIRDIKAILTAPNRIRLVVVKIETTEPGLVGWGCATFTQRALVVRTAIDEFLRPFLIGRNVDEIEDIWQSSYVSSYWRNGPVLFNAMSGVDIALWDIKAKRAGMPLYQLLGGKVRLGADCYFHASGNSLTEVEDSARRAMEQGFRHVRVQISTPGLAGYGANGTRATPTAPGEAVGPTNPGAVWESAPYVRLVPKLFEHLRTKLGDEVELLHDVHERVTLNQAINLCKALEPYHPFFVEDPFPPEENDHFRLLRQQTCVPLAMGELFNNQHEYVPLIKDRLIDFIRIHISQIGGLSPARKVAAFCEYFGVRTAWHGPGDASPIAHAAQLALELASYNFGVHEGSGFPADTQAVFVGCPEVRNGYMLAREVPGHGIEVDEQAAARFPVTDAPPNFDYTWGTTRRRDGTVIRP
- a CDS encoding alkaline phosphatase family protein → MRPLTAAGIALCVSIAGIARAHGATPQQHIPVFPGGARNSDDARLAAFRSHIQHIVFLIKENRSFDMYFGAFPGADGAATAMISTGERVPLRRALDRMPRDVGHDWEDARTAMHGGAMDRFDMIRGNQRNDMLSLTQFLRADIPNYWSYAEHFALADRMFSSLAGPSFPNHLYTIAAQSAGALNNPNSFAWGCDAEAGTGVDVMSATGALSRQFPCFEMTTVADRLEAAGVSWRYYAPQAGEHGYIWSSLDAIRHIRTGPLWTSRVLPHGRFVQDAAAGALPAVSWLVPDFDVSEHPTVDAFAGTTLSVSACAGENWTVRQINAIMQSPAWASTAIVLAWDDFGGFYDHVPPPGVDALGLGPRVPLIMISPYAREGVVSHTSYEFASVLQLIENRYDLKGLSKRDVEANSMLDMFDFNQPPAPPLVLPQRTCS
- a CDS encoding outer membrane beta-barrel protein; translated protein: MMLRRISSSAAVSLALACGSPALAQDTPARVAIDVGVSTQTSSTTFAQTVSFEAYAETGTLTTSYSIAQRARLEGGGVVRLWRGFGIGVAATSMSGTDPAQIAGEIPHPINANQPRALTGTAGAFHSESAVHLQATYWFPATPRIDVIVGGGPTFMRAEQDFVSDVSYSQTFPYDTVTFQSATLTRENKRATGFNAGARVGVRLVDHVGVSGLVRYSRATVNFPDTGASAVRLGGLEIGGGLHLTF
- a CDS encoding MFS transporter, whose translation is MTVPTRARYRVVALATALAMITHLDRACIATLAPSISHDLALSTVQMGYVFTVFQLAYAMFEIPTAWWADRRGTRSVLSRIVLWWSCLTAATGAAFSYPAMLAVRFLFGVGEAGAWPCAARTFSRWIPARERGTVQGVFFAGAHLVGGLTPALVLWLLRFLSWRQIFFAFGGIGIVWVACWFTWFRDDPSLHPAVNAAELQTIVEERLPETPHAGGAAYWRRLAGSRNMIALCIMYIPNCMIFYFCITWLPTYLKQRHGFDAASLGVFAGLPLLVSMPGDLLGGVATDRLAARFGLRVGRAGLGAVAYAGAGLALFGAAATDAPVLAASLIAVATGLTMFTLGAAWGTVIEVGRNHVSVVGAAMNSAGNMAAMLNPLIVAYSVQWFGSWNLPLYLMGGLFLAGAVCWMLVDPTRPIFDETLTASPAAA
- a CDS encoding ABC transporter ATP-binding protein, with protein sequence MCNAAATVVVQASGITKYFGEVSALRDVGVTAHEGEVHGLLGANGAGKTTFLRILLGLVIRDAGHIRVLDRDLPLRPSRLSRGVAAVLEGAGFYPYLTGRRNLILAAQMDDISMTDAAVDEAIARVGLARTADRKVAGYSAGMRQRLAFAAALLRAPRLLLLDEPSSALDPAGAREVRALIRALADAGTTVLLSSHNLVEVETLCSSATVLRDGTVVFSGDVDRLRALAGPEMHAIETSDDAAAIAIAEHHAAVRVDPAGVDRDAGFLIAGAPDAIDRYVVALGQAGIAVRRLRPRERSLETVFLHLTGPGAAS
- a CDS encoding alkaline phosphatase family protein, whose protein sequence is MKSSVIRTLGAIPIVLAGLAALVIVARPLASTGKPDKALSAPQDTRVIPVVAPSPEQLAALRSKIQHVVFIVKENRSFDNYFGTFPGAEGASSAVISTGDEVTLGRTPDVMPRDLGHEWEDTHLAIDDGKMDRFDLVSGGSVDGDMLSMSQYLDADIPNYWNYAEHFVLADHMFASLAGPSFPNHLYTVAATSGGVFTNPAALAWGCDAPASASVGVMDTTGGTTRAYPCFEYTTMADRLEAAGVSWRYYAPQRGQLGYLWSALDAIGHIRNSPLWTSRVMGDDQFMADASNGNLPAVSWVVPDFAVSDHPSRPGFGNASVCTGENWTVSHINAIMQGGNWPSTIIVLVWDDFGGFYDHVPPPTVDTYGLGPRVPMMVMSPYAKEGTISHTNYEVASVLQLIENRFKLKALTQRDVEANSVLGMFDFSQTPAPPYVLPLRDCGA